In the genome of Tannockella kyphosi, one region contains:
- a CDS encoding VirB4-like conjugal transfer ATPase, CD1110 family, translating into MSNNKKRKLTRAEQKHLNQALERARNKPKGVKSAQDSIPFDRMFTDGICRVTDTLYTKTLQFSDINYQIAQNEDKTAIFDGWCDFLNYFDSSIKFQLSFVNSTASIREYENSIFIAPQKDEFDSIRTEYADMLHNQLSRGNNGLTKTKYLTFGIDAENIKIAKPRLERIENDLKNQFKKLGVRTYSLNGKERLKLFHNILRMDGNEPFFFDWKWLAPSGLNVKDFIAPSSFEFKDKHTFKTGDKVATASFLQVLAPELNDRVLSDFLEIESNLVCTMHIQSLDQMKAIKTVKRKLTDLQRMKIEEQKKAVRSGYDMDILPTDLATYGVEANKILADLQSRNERMFLITFTIVNSANDKKTLDNTMLQASGIANKHNCQLIKLDYQQEQGFMSSLPLGQNLIPIQRSLTTTSTAIFVPFTTQELFQSGGEALYYGLNALSNNLIMVDRKQLKNPNGLILGTPGAGKSFSAKREITNVFLITNDDIIVCDPEGEYFSLVQRLNGQVIKISPTSNQYINPMDINLNYSEDDSPLALKSDFILSLCELIVGGKDGLTPVEKSIIDRCVTSIYTEYLADPNPIKMPILEDLYNALGKQEEKEAKHIRSALEIYVTGSLNVFNHRTNVDIENRLVCFDIKELGKQLKKLGMLIVQDQVWNRVTKNRAEKKSTRYYMDEFHLLLKEEQTAAYSVEIWKRFRKWGGIPTAITQNVKDLLSSREVENIFENSDFVYMLNQAAGDREILAKQLNISSHQLSYVTGSGVGEGLLFYGNVILPFVDKFPQDTELYKIMTTKLVETSVE; encoded by the coding sequence CATCTAAATCAAGCACTAGAAAGAGCAAGAAACAAGCCTAAAGGTGTGAAATCAGCACAAGACTCTATTCCATTTGATAGAATGTTTACAGATGGAATTTGTCGTGTGACAGATACCTTATATACTAAGACATTGCAATTTTCAGATATTAACTATCAGATTGCTCAAAATGAGGATAAGACAGCTATCTTTGATGGGTGGTGTGATTTTCTCAACTACTTTGATAGCTCCATTAAATTTCAGCTATCTTTTGTAAATAGCACAGCAAGTATTCGTGAATATGAAAACAGTATTTTCATTGCTCCACAAAAAGATGAATTTGATAGTATCAGAACTGAATATGCAGATATGCTACACAATCAACTCTCTCGTGGTAACAATGGACTTACAAAAACAAAATATCTAACCTTTGGTATTGATGCTGAAAATATCAAAATTGCCAAACCTCGATTAGAACGAATTGAAAATGACTTGAAAAATCAGTTTAAGAAATTAGGGGTACGCACCTACTCTTTGAATGGGAAAGAACGATTGAAGTTATTCCATAATATTCTTAGAATGGATGGCAACGAGCCTTTTTTCTTTGACTGGAAATGGCTTGCTCCAAGTGGCTTGAATGTCAAAGATTTTATTGCTCCGTCCTCATTTGAGTTTAAAGATAAGCATACATTTAAAACTGGAGATAAAGTTGCAACAGCATCATTTTTACAAGTGTTAGCTCCCGAACTCAATGATCGTGTATTATCCGACTTCCTAGAAATCGAAAGTAATTTAGTTTGTACCATGCACATTCAGTCGCTAGACCAAATGAAAGCTATTAAGACAGTCAAGCGAAAACTGACGGATTTGCAACGTATGAAAATTGAGGAACAGAAAAAAGCTGTTAGATCGGGATATGATATGGATATTTTACCAACAGACCTTGCTACTTATGGTGTGGAAGCGAACAAAATCCTTGCCGACTTACAAAGTAGGAATGAAAGAATGTTCCTTATCACATTTACCATTGTCAACTCAGCGAATGACAAGAAAACACTTGATAACACCATGCTACAAGCAAGTGGTATTGCCAACAAACATAACTGTCAACTTATTAAACTTGATTATCAGCAGGAGCAAGGCTTTATGTCCTCACTTCCATTGGGACAAAACCTTATCCCTATTCAACGAAGTTTGACAACCACAAGCACAGCAATCTTTGTTCCATTTACAACGCAGGAGTTGTTCCAATCGGGTGGCGAAGCACTTTACTATGGTTTAAATGCTCTATCTAATAATCTTATCATGGTGGATAGAAAACAACTGAAAAACCCGAATGGACTTATCTTAGGTACTCCCGGTGCAGGTAAATCATTCTCAGCCAAGCGAGAAATTACCAATGTATTTCTGATTACAAATGATGATATTATCGTGTGTGATCCCGAAGGAGAATATTTCTCATTGGTACAGCGATTAAATGGACAGGTTATTAAAATCTCACCCACAAGTAACCAATATATTAACCCAATGGATATTAATCTTAACTATTCCGAAGATGACTCACCACTTGCATTAAAAAGTGATTTTATTCTTTCTCTTTGTGAGCTGATCGTTGGAGGGAAAGACGGATTGACACCAGTAGAAAAATCAATCATTGACCGATGTGTAACCAGTATTTACACCGAATACCTTGCTGATCCTAACCCTATTAAAATGCCTATCTTAGAAGATTTATATAATGCTCTTGGCAAGCAGGAAGAAAAAGAAGCAAAGCATATTCGTTCTGCTCTTGAAATCTATGTTACTGGTAGCTTAAATGTATTTAATCATCGTACCAATGTAGATATTGAAAATCGTCTTGTGTGTTTCGATATTAAGGAACTTGGTAAACAGCTTAAAAAATTAGGTATGCTCATTGTACAAGACCAAGTTTGGAATAGAGTTACCAAAAATAGAGCTGAAAAGAAATCTACTCGCTACTATATGGATGAGTTCCATTTGCTCCTAAAAGAAGAACAAACAGCAGCATACAGTGTTGAGATTTGGAAACGATTTAGAAAATGGGGTGGTATTCCGACAGCTATTACACAAAATGTTAAAGACCTTTTATCTTCACGAGAAGTTGAGAATATCTTTGAAAACTCTGACTTTGTGTATATGCTTAATCAAGCAGCAGGCGATAGAGAAATTCTTGCAAAGCAACTAAATATTTCATCACATCAACTTTCTTATGTAACTGGTAGTGGTGTTGGTGAAGGACTTCTGTTTTACGGAAATGTTATCTTGCCTTTTGTAGATAAGTTCCCACAAGATACAGAGCTTTACAAGATTATGACCACAAAGTTGGTTGAAACCTCAGTAGAATAG
- a CDS encoding CHAP domain-containing protein → MKRKSRLQFTEEERADPFLEKAIHKSEKMADKLDKAHANIPKKKIKVKQRTFDEATGKTKVRLHFEEVDKVKPPSKLTHIANQSPTVALQSNVHSKMSEYENDNVSVEAAHKAEQAGEFSARQVQNSYHSQKLKPYREHAKAERKSANADVDYLYKKKMQENPNATTNSISKWQQKRAIKKEYLASQGGKKTAQQTASATTSAVKKGADKVVQAVGAVLKDPKVLLIILAILLVAGLIGAMVSSVSLVFQGAISNTVSTSYTSDDAELIATNDNYTALESNLQLQINNIETDYPDYDEYRYDLDNIAHDPHQLASYLTAVFQTFTASEVQSQIEQIFNSQYTLTLIQEIEVRYRTETRTGTNTTIDDYGNIIVETYEYEVEVPYDYYILNVTLENIGIDSIANSSLSSSELEMYNVYLETSGNKPLLFGGGSSDGTPSTDLSGVVFVDGVRTGNQDIVDIALAQVGNVGGQPYWSWYGFSSRVEWCACFVSWTLNQAGYSEPKFAACQSQGVPYFSSNGRWADSSYEDIAPGDVIFFDWDGDGSANHVGIVIGTDGSRLYTVEGNSGDACKIKDYDLNSSVIMGYGLMN, encoded by the coding sequence ATGAAGCGAAAATCAAGGCTACAATTTACCGAAGAAGAGCGTGCTGATCCATTCCTTGAAAAAGCTATTCATAAATCTGAAAAAATGGCTGATAAATTGGATAAAGCACACGCAAATATCCCTAAAAAGAAAATAAAAGTTAAACAACGCACTTTTGATGAAGCTACTGGCAAAACAAAGGTGCGTTTGCATTTTGAGGAAGTTGACAAAGTGAAACCACCCTCAAAGCTCACACATATCGCAAATCAATCTCCAACTGTTGCTTTGCAGTCTAATGTGCATAGTAAAATGAGTGAATATGAAAACGATAATGTGAGCGTAGAAGCAGCACATAAAGCAGAACAAGCAGGTGAATTTTCAGCAAGACAAGTACAAAACAGTTATCATAGCCAAAAGTTAAAACCTTATCGAGAACACGCAAAGGCTGAAAGAAAATCGGCAAATGCTGATGTTGACTATTTATACAAAAAGAAAATGCAAGAAAATCCCAATGCAACAACCAATTCTATTTCTAAATGGCAACAAAAACGAGCTATTAAAAAAGAGTATCTTGCTAGTCAAGGTGGGAAAAAGACAGCACAACAAACTGCAAGTGCTACAACAAGTGCTGTGAAAAAAGGTGCAGACAAAGTTGTTCAAGCTGTGGGTGCTGTATTAAAAGATCCAAAAGTGCTATTGATTATATTAGCTATTCTTCTAGTAGCAGGTTTAATTGGTGCTATGGTTTCTTCGGTATCATTGGTGTTTCAAGGTGCAATTTCCAATACAGTTTCAACTTCTTACACTTCTGATGATGCAGAACTAATTGCTACTAATGATAACTACACAGCTCTTGAAAGTAATTTGCAGTTACAGATAAACAACATAGAAACGGATTATCCCGATTATGACGAATATCGTTATGACTTAGATAACATTGCACATGATCCACATCAACTTGCATCGTATCTTACAGCAGTTTTTCAGACATTTACAGCGAGTGAAGTGCAAAGTCAAATTGAGCAAATATTTAATAGCCAGTACACCTTAACTCTTATTCAAGAAATTGAAGTTCGATACCGAACAGAAACAAGAACTGGAACGAATACTACCATAGATGATTATGGAAATATCATAGTGGAAACCTACGAATATGAAGTCGAAGTTCCTTATGACTATTATATTTTAAATGTCACTCTTGAAAATATTGGGATTGATAGTATTGCTAATAGCTCACTCTCTAGTTCTGAACTTGAAATGTACAATGTTTACCTAGAAACGAGTGGTAACAAACCTTTGTTGTTTGGTGGTGGCTCTAGTGATGGAACTCCGTCCACAGATTTAAGTGGGGTTGTATTTGTTGATGGTGTACGAACTGGTAATCAAGATATTGTAGATATTGCATTAGCACAAGTTGGCAATGTTGGCGGACAGCCTTATTGGTCTTGGTATGGCTTTAGCAGTCGTGTGGAATGGTGTGCTTGCTTTGTTTCTTGGACATTAAATCAAGCAGGTTATAGCGAGCCTAAATTTGCAGCTTGTCAAAGTCAAGGTGTTCCATACTTTAGTTCCAATGGCAGATGGGCAGACAGTAGTTATGAAGATATTGCTCCGGGTGATGTAATCTTCTTTGACTGGGATGGAGATGGAAGTGCAAACCATGTGGGTATCGTTATCGGTACAGACGGAAGTCGTTTATATACTGTTGAGGGCAATTCGGGTGATGCTTGCAAAATAAAAGATTATGACTTAAATAGTTCCGTCATCATGGGATACGGACTAATGAATTAA
- a CDS encoding DUF4315 family protein, with protein MNAKIKKVIKEIDNTEQKIAEFQERLKQLNQEKVDLENLEIIGMVRGMKVTTYDIENVMKSFTDFYKNGASLKQEDKKKMEDIIDED; from the coding sequence ATGAACGCAAAAATTAAAAAGGTTATTAAGGAAATTGATAACACAGAGCAGAAAATTGCAGAATTTCAAGAAAGATTAAAACAGCTAAATCAAGAAAAAGTAGATTTAGAAAATCTTGAAATTATCGGTATGGTTAGAGGAATGAAAGTAACAACTTATGATATTGAAAATGTTATGAAATCATTTACTGATTTTTATAAAAATGGAGCTTCTTTAAAACAAGAAGATAAAAAGAAAATGGAGGATATTATTGATGAAGATTAA
- a CDS encoding DUF4366 domain-containing protein produces the protein MKIKIMTLTLVMTLCMGMTSLTAFASSTDESDTEETTTISSTETYSLTPEGNLTLVDDVETDNTEDKQFITVQSKNGNYFYLVIDHSGDTDNVYFLNLVDEADLLALIEDEPQVESTPTVDTSDTTGTTDLTETESTTTNTTTGETSAAEASSSMMLAVVGLVALLGGGLFYYLKFMKPKKNTAKPTTDFDDFEFEDEDDTDEEEYGFDFDDATDEELEDELND, from the coding sequence ATGAAGATTAAAATTATGACTTTAACCCTTGTTATGACACTTTGCATGGGTATGACTTCGCTAACAGCTTTTGCTAGTAGTACGGATGAGAGTGATACAGAAGAAACTACAACGATTTCTTCTACTGAAACTTATTCACTCACTCCCGAGGGTAACTTAACCCTTGTTGATGATGTAGAAACAGATAACACAGAAGATAAACAATTTATTACAGTGCAAAGTAAAAATGGAAATTACTTTTATCTTGTTATTGATCATTCGGGTGATACAGACAACGTATACTTTCTAAATCTAGTTGATGAAGCTGACTTATTAGCTCTTATCGAAGATGAGCCACAAGTAGAGTCTACACCAACAGTAGATACTTCTGATACTACTGGAACTACCGATTTAACAGAAACAGAGTCAACAACTACAAATACGACTACTGGAGAAACATCAGCAGCTGAAGCAAGCAGTTCTATGATGCTTGCAGTAGTAGGACTTGTAGCATTGCTCGGTGGTGGATTATTTTATTATCTTAAATTCATGAAACCAAAGAAAAATACAGCAAAACCGACAACGGATTTTGATGATTTTGAATTTGAAGATGAAGATGATACTGACGAAGAAGAATATGGTTTTGATTTTGATGATGCTACGGATGAAGAACTGGAGGATGAATTAAATGACTAA
- a CDS encoding DUF3991 domain-containing protein: protein MTKPLPFTNEEMSRVFDTNLIEYAKSQGFDVVRADRKSYRVKDYGGLFLFPKGYHHFSETDSGNIVGFAKKYQGFTFIEAVEHILNSKAYANTIPVVVEHEMKRGELVLPIKNEDSSKVKKYLIEDRCLDKDIVEELILQGKIYSAVSEFKGATFTNCAFVSYDNNNNPKYCALRGLGKSNFRQDVRNSDKTYGFLLNGTGTRVFIFESPIDAISHATQTKLNDMNYQDDYRISEGCLSDKALSRFLESNPKVTEVVFCFDNDLNGKNHEGKPHNHGQEFAKKCASKYMDKGYKVFIHTPTRKDFNADLQFIQKSVVKKLREAEMTPRNDKKGEVKTYER, encoded by the coding sequence ATGACTAAGCCATTGCCTTTTACAAATGAAGAAATGAGCCGAGTGTTTGATACTAACTTAATTGAATATGCTAAATCACAAGGTTTTGATGTGGTAAGAGCAGACAGAAAGTCCTATCGTGTGAAAGATTACGGAGGACTTTTTCTATTTCCCAAAGGGTATCATCACTTTAGTGAAACTGACAGTGGAAACATTGTCGGTTTTGCAAAGAAATATCAAGGATTTACTTTTATTGAAGCAGTAGAGCATATCCTAAATTCAAAGGCTTATGCAAATACTATTCCAGTAGTAGTAGAGCATGAAATGAAAAGAGGTGAACTGGTACTCCCTATTAAAAATGAAGATAGTAGTAAAGTGAAAAAGTACCTAATCGAAGATAGATGCCTTGATAAAGATATTGTTGAGGAACTAATTTTACAAGGCAAGATTTATTCGGCTGTATCTGAATTTAAGGGAGCAACTTTTACAAATTGTGCCTTTGTATCTTATGACAACAATAACAATCCTAAGTATTGTGCGTTGCGTGGATTAGGAAAAAGCAACTTTAGGCAAGATGTTAGAAATTCAGACAAGACCTATGGATTTTTGTTGAATGGAACTGGAACAAGAGTATTTATATTTGAAAGTCCTATTGATGCAATTAGTCATGCGACACAAACGAAACTTAACGATATGAACTACCAAGATGATTATCGTATTTCAGAAGGTTGTCTTTCGGATAAGGCATTATCAAGGTTTTTAGAAAGTAATCCAAAGGTAACAGAAGTTGTGTTTTGCTTTGATAATGATTTGAATGGTAAAAATCACGAAGGCAAACCACATAATCATGGTCAAGAGTTTGCTAAAAAATGTGCGAGTAAGTACATGGATAAAGGATACAAAGTTTTTATTCATACACCAACAAGAAAAGACTTTAATGCAGATTTGCAATTTATTCAAAAATCAGTTGTAAAAAAATTGAGGGAAGCAGAAATGACACCTCGAAATGATAAAAAAGGAGAAGTGAAAACTTATGAAAGATAA
- a CDS encoding phage antirepressor, translating to MKDNVMEPKILEHGDFGEIRTTVDIGGNPMFCGSDVATALGYKEPRKAIARHTKGGTKYPTLTNGGVQDLVFIYEPDLYRLLVKSKLPLAQEFERWVFEDVLPSLRKYGIYATDEVLANDEKFNELKKQLKEERKAMRLQKSKCSELKKNNKELISCIEELQIANLHQAVDIEALEEIMEEAQDMVDYAEIILGSDLDMTATQIAADYGISAIRLNNLLHEAGLHRKVNGQWVLYRKYMNCGYANSYTGFVEQFEHYHVQTRWTQKGRLLIHQILKHAGIKPICELEEQYE from the coding sequence ATGAAAGATAACGTAATGGAACCAAAAATCCTTGAACATGGGGATTTTGGTGAAATTAGAACAACAGTTGATATTGGTGGTAATCCTATGTTTTGTGGATCTGATGTTGCCACAGCTTTAGGATACAAAGAACCACGCAAGGCTATTGCTAGACATACAAAGGGTGGGACGAAATATCCCACCCTTACGAATGGAGGTGTGCAAGATTTAGTATTTATCTATGAACCGGATTTATATAGGTTGTTGGTTAAAAGTAAACTTCCATTAGCACAAGAATTTGAACGATGGGTATTTGAAGATGTTTTACCTTCTCTACGCAAATATGGTATATATGCAACTGATGAAGTTCTTGCAAACGATGAGAAATTCAATGAGTTAAAGAAACAACTAAAAGAAGAAAGAAAAGCAATGCGACTTCAAAAATCTAAATGCTCTGAACTTAAAAAAAATAATAAAGAGTTAATTTCTTGCATTGAAGAATTACAGATTGCTAATCTACACCAAGCAGTAGACATTGAAGCTCTTGAAGAAATTATGGAAGAAGCTCAAGATATGGTTGACTATGCAGAAATCATCTTAGGTAGCGACCTTGATATGACAGCTACTCAAATTGCAGCAGATTATGGCATTTCAGCTATTAGATTAAACAATTTATTGCATGAAGCAGGACTACATCGAAAAGTAAACGGTCAATGGGTGCTATATCGTAAATACATGAATTGTGGATATGCAAATTCCTACACTGGTTTTGTAGAACAATTTGAGCATTATCATGTGCAAACTAGATGGACACAAAAAGGAAGATTGCTCATTCATCAAATTTTAAAACACGCAGGTATTAAACCTATTTGCGAATTGGAGGAACAATATGAATAA
- a CDS encoding DNA topoisomerase, translated as MNKLVLAEKPSVGLAIAKVLGATTRQDGYYEGNGYYISWCVGHLVELATAEHYGEQYAKWKYDDLPILPTDWQYNVSKGKEKQMKIIANLMNKTDVATIICATDAGREGELIFRLVYDKIDCIKPVKRLWISSLEDEAISNGFSNLHDGEQFENLYQAALCRAKADWLVGINATRLFSVLYGQTLNIGRVMSPTLAMIVERNSQVTAFKSEPLYTVMLDCGGFTLASDKLKDKSQAEAMANACHNQDVLIETVERKEKAEKPPKLYDLTTLQREANKLLGFTAEQTLQYTQSLYEQKLVTYPRTDSRYLTTDMKNSVPAVVNASAGIFMSDISSLAINVEQVTDNNKVSDHHAIIPTIKVNGFDLQSLPLGEREILRLVAMRLLTATNENHIYAETVVTGKCHDYSFATKGKTILFDGFKAVQKLYKETEEKADIPLPELAKGDSFMANSSIKEGKTSPPKNFTDDVLCKR; from the coding sequence ATGAATAAATTAGTATTAGCCGAGAAACCCTCAGTAGGTCTTGCGATTGCAAAGGTCTTAGGAGCAACTACTAGACAAGATGGGTATTATGAGGGCAATGGTTATTATATTTCATGGTGTGTGGGACATCTTGTAGAACTTGCCACAGCAGAACATTATGGAGAACAATATGCCAAGTGGAAATATGACGATTTGCCTATTCTTCCTACCGACTGGCAATATAACGTTTCAAAAGGAAAAGAAAAGCAAATGAAGATTATCGCTAACCTCATGAACAAAACAGATGTGGCCACAATTATTTGTGCCACAGATGCAGGACGTGAGGGTGAGTTAATCTTCCGACTTGTATATGATAAAATCGATTGTATCAAGCCTGTAAAAAGACTTTGGATTTCTTCTCTTGAAGATGAAGCAATTAGTAATGGTTTTTCTAATCTACATGATGGAGAACAATTTGAAAATCTGTATCAAGCTGCATTGTGCAGAGCAAAAGCCGACTGGCTAGTAGGCATCAATGCAACAAGATTATTTTCCGTTTTGTATGGGCAAACCTTGAATATTGGTCGTGTAATGTCACCTACTCTTGCAATGATTGTGGAACGAAATTCACAAGTAACAGCCTTTAAATCAGAGCCACTCTATACTGTAATGTTAGATTGTGGTGGTTTTACTCTTGCTAGTGACAAACTGAAAGATAAATCACAAGCTGAAGCTATGGCAAATGCTTGTCATAATCAAGATGTTCTTATTGAAACAGTAGAACGAAAAGAAAAGGCAGAAAAGCCACCGAAACTTTATGATTTAACCACTTTGCAACGTGAAGCCAATAAATTACTTGGTTTTACAGCAGAACAAACTTTACAATATACACAAAGCCTATATGAGCAAAAATTAGTGACTTATCCTCGTACTGATAGTAGATACTTAACAACTGATATGAAAAACTCCGTTCCTGCTGTGGTAAATGCCAGTGCAGGAATTTTTATGTCTGATATTTCTAGTCTAGCTATCAATGTGGAGCAAGTGACAGATAACAACAAGGTATCGGATCACCATGCGATCATTCCAACTATCAAGGTAAACGGCTTTGATTTGCAGTCACTTCCACTTGGAGAACGTGAAATCTTACGATTGGTTGCAATGCGTCTTTTGACAGCCACGAATGAAAATCATATCTATGCTGAAACTGTGGTAACTGGAAAGTGTCACGATTACAGTTTTGCTACCAAAGGTAAAACAATTCTCTTTGATGGATTTAAGGCAGTTCAAAAGCTCTACAAAGAAACCGAAGAAAAAGCAGATATTCCACTACCCGAACTTGCAAAGGGTGATAGTTTTATGGCTAATTCTTCAATCAAAGAGGGCAAAACTTCACCACCTAAGAACTTTACCGACGATGTATTATGTAAAAGGTAG
- a CDS encoding DUF4368 domain-containing protein, producing the protein MSKKTKKNAVTALYSRLSRDDEIIGDSNSIVNQKKMLEKYAEDNGYTNIQHFSDDGISGGTFDRPSWKQMIEGVESGIVTTIITRDLSRIGRDYLQVGFYTEVMFREKGVRFIAIANNVDNSKRESAEFAPFLNIMNEWYIRDTSRKVTSVLRARGSDGKHHTTNHAIYGYKKCKDNPSQWLIDEPAASVVKRMFQMCIDGKGPYQIAKVLTEEKVERPSYYLAQRGMGNHISNYKAEEPYLWRGTTVAHMLSKPEYMGHTVNFRTYKDSYKDKQPKKTDKEDWIIFKDTQEPIVDEATWETVQKLKKTKRRSDTIGEANPLTGLMYCADCGAKMYNHRGSAGYERNWCGEKTDKKRPNRDEYNCSTYDLARQDYRFVPCTQHYIRTEAIKNILLETIQEVSRCVQLDEDKFINEIINKTSSQQEKSVNSLKQQITKDNRRVIDLNKLIRQLYEDNVIGKLSDKRFNLMIEDYEEEQKQLEQSIEQSETMLKQLDEESFNTTKFIELIKKYTDLSELTTPMINEFVDKILVHEGKWENYQRTQEIEIYLNFVGKIEITKKEIELTETEILEQQELQKKRDKKREYNYRYMRKRRERLKEEQTKIKADEESKGA; encoded by the coding sequence ATGAGCAAAAAGACTAAGAAAAATGCTGTTACTGCCCTGTATTCAAGGCTTTCTCGTGATGATGAAATTATAGGGGATAGTAACAGTATTGTCAATCAAAAGAAGATGTTGGAGAAGTATGCAGAGGATAATGGGTATACAAATATTCAACATTTTTCGGACGATGGAATTTCGGGTGGTACATTTGATAGACCCTCTTGGAAACAAATGATTGAAGGTGTGGAAAGTGGAATAGTCACAACCATAATTACACGAGATTTGAGCAGAATAGGTAGAGATTATTTACAAGTTGGATTTTACACCGAAGTGATGTTTAGAGAAAAAGGAGTTAGATTTATCGCTATTGCAAACAATGTAGACAATAGCAAAAGAGAAAGTGCAGAGTTTGCTCCATTCCTAAATATTATGAATGAGTGGTATATTCGTGATACAAGTAGAAAAGTTACTTCTGTTCTTAGAGCAAGAGGTTCAGACGGAAAACATCATACCACCAATCACGCAATCTACGGTTATAAAAAATGCAAAGACAATCCAAGCCAATGGCTAATTGATGAACCTGCTGCAAGTGTAGTGAAACGAATGTTTCAAATGTGTATTGATGGGAAAGGTCCTTATCAAATTGCAAAGGTACTTACAGAGGAAAAAGTTGAAAGACCATCATACTATTTAGCACAAAGAGGAATGGGAAATCATATTTCAAATTACAAAGCCGAAGAACCTTACTTATGGAGAGGGACAACAGTTGCACATATGTTAAGCAAACCCGAATATATGGGGCATACTGTGAATTTTCGCACCTACAAAGATAGCTATAAAGATAAGCAACCGAAGAAAACAGATAAAGAAGATTGGATAATTTTCAAAGACACGCAAGAGCCTATTGTTGATGAAGCAACTTGGGAAACAGTACAAAAACTAAAGAAAACTAAGCGTAGAAGTGATACCATTGGAGAAGCCAATCCATTAACAGGACTTATGTATTGTGCTGACTGTGGAGCGAAAATGTATAATCATAGAGGTAGTGCTGGGTATGAACGAAATTGGTGTGGCGAAAAAACAGATAAAAAGCGACCTAATCGAGATGAATACAACTGTTCCACATATGACTTAGCAAGGCAAGATTACAGATTTGTACCTTGTACTCAGCATTATATTCGTACAGAAGCTATTAAAAATATTTTACTTGAAACTATACAAGAAGTTAGCAGATGTGTGCAGTTAGATGAAGATAAATTTATAAATGAAATCATCAATAAGACATCATCACAACAAGAAAAATCTGTTAATTCATTGAAGCAACAAATCACAAAGGATAATCGACGAGTAATAGACTTAAACAAACTAATACGACAGCTTTATGAGGACAATGTTATTGGAAAGTTAAGTGATAAGCGTTTCAATTTGATGATTGAAGATTATGAAGAAGAACAAAAGCAACTAGAGCAATCCATTGAGCAATCAGAAACTATGCTGAAACAACTTGATGAGGAAAGTTTTAATACTACAAAATTCATAGAACTTATTAAGAAGTACACAGATCTTAGTGAACTTACAACACCAATGATAAATGAATTTGTTGATAAAATTTTAGTGCATGAGGGCAAATGGGAAAATTATCAGAGAACGCAAGAAATAGAAATCTATTTGAATTTCGTTGGTAAAATTGAAATCACAAAAAAGGAAATTGAACTAACAGAAACTGAAATTTTGGAACAACAAGAGTTACAGAAGAAGCGAGATAAAAAACGAGAATATAATTATCGTTATATGAGGAAACGCAGAGAAAGATTAAAAGAGGAACAAACAAAAATAAAGGCTGATGAAGAAAGTAAAGGAGCGTAA
- a CDS encoding TnpV protein, protein MEQSIFEKMGGTYIKVGDYYVPNLGQFDDKEETDDRPLGKYGMIRETFLKEHRKPLYNHLLLSGELHSHLRDVNEQSQYLLDTLLPQYKANQGVTEELKASKQLLWVGMVNNILAQIEEIIYSEIVYV, encoded by the coding sequence ATGGAACAAAGTATATTTGAAAAAATGGGTGGTACTTACATCAAAGTTGGCGATTACTATGTACCAAATTTAGGACAGTTTGATGACAAAGAAGAAACAGATGATAGACCTTTAGGCAAGTATGGAATGATACGAGAAACATTCCTAAAAGAACATAGAAAGCCTTTATACAATCATCTGTTACTTAGTGGAGAACTACATTCCCACTTGCGTGATGTAAATGAGCAATCACAATATTTACTAGACACACTACTGCCCCAGTACAAAGCAAATCAAGGTGTCACAGAGGAATTAAAAGCCAGTAAACAACTTCTATGGGTAGGAATGGTAAACAACATCCTAGCACAGATTGAAGAAATCATATACAGCGAAATTGTGTATGTATAA